Genomic DNA from Alistipes indistinctus YIT 12060:
TAGACCCCGTCCGGCGAGACATTGACCTGCCGGCTCTGGTCCCACACCTCCACCGTCGCGTCCATGTAGACCGGATCGGAGGCGAAAGCCTCTTCGGGAGTGGAATAACCCTTCATCTTGACCGAGATAATGTCCACCACGTAAATGTGGTTGCGCAGCAGGTCGATCCGGGTGGCGGCCGTCGGTTTGGAGATGTTCCCGGCCGCATCCGGCGTCCGGTCGTAGAGGTCGATGCGGTAATACGTGGTCGACGATCCGTTGTACTCTCCGCCCACCACCAGGCAAACCGCCCGGCCATTATCCGAAATCCCGTGATTGGCGGCCTCCGGCACATAAAGCGTGCGGGTCAGTGACCGCTTTTGCGTAGAGCCGGACGGATAATCCAAATCGCCCAGGGTGTAAACGCACCGCGTGTAAGCCGGAGCCGGCGGAATCGACGGGTTTCCGGGTAACGTCGGCGCCGTCACATAGCGGCCCGATTCCGAATAATTCGCAGCGGCGGGCCCGATCACCCCCTTCTCCGGCACATTGTACAACTTCACCGAAGTGACCCGGAACTTCAAACCGTCGATTCCCTGCGAGACCATATTATCCAGCGGATAACTGCCGTCGGGATTCCGCTGGAAGTTCACACCCACGTCGATACGCGCCACGGAACGCACCATACTCACGCTCCCCACGGTATGCGACGTACCGGTGAAAACGCCGCTTTCGCCCCACATCGGAAACGACCGGAACGGCCTGAGCGGCCAGTTGCCCGGCTGTGCATAGGTAATGCCCGTGCGGATCGTTTCCATCGGATCGGCCGTGCCGTTCGCAGCCTTGAAGTTACTGCCATCCGGACCAGCCGCACCGGCGAATTCATCGTCGGTCAGATTGGCCAGCACCATGAACCGGTAACTGTCCCGCGGATCCGGAACAGGAAACCGGAGCGAGAGAGAATAGACGGTAGCGCCGTCCACCGTACCGGCCGTAACCGTAGCGGGGGTATAAAAAGCCGCGTATTCGAACTTGCCGGCCTGTTCGCGGAAAAGCAGCAGATACAACTGCTGCGGATCGATCGAAGATTCCGCAGCCACAGCAGCCGACCGGACCTCCTTGCTATCTCCGTTTCCGGGAATACGGAGCTGGATGGTAAAGTCCGCAGAGACCGGAACACCACCGCCCGTATCCTTAGTACACCCCGGTACCAGTACGCAAAATACGCACAGAAACACGGCGAGCTGCGCCAGAGGCTGCCGGAAAAATATGGTTAAGGAGGATATTATCATTTTTTCTGCCTTATATGGTTTCAGATACCGCTATGCTGATGGATTACGTCCCAATCCTCGACATGCAGCGTCGCATCCACCCGAAAGGTGATCTGGGAAAGTGTGCAATAAAGTTTATAAATCGAATTGCGCCGGATCGTATTGTCGTAGCCCACCACCCCATCGCCCAGGGAAAAGGAGGGGTATGAAGCGGTATCGCCCTCCCAGTCAAGTTCCGTCAGGGTCATCCGGATGCGGTCTTCGGCCCGCGCGAACCGTTGCGCGGGCAGGTAATAGGAATAGACAAGCTTGTAATCGCTTTTGTCCGTCACATCGGTTGCCGGTGAAAGCCTCAGCGGCGAAGTGCGGGTAATCGTGCGGACCGCTCCCGGAGGAGGCGTTACCTCCCCGTCAGGAACAAAACATCCCATATCCGCACCCCGTTCCGCCGTCAGCGTAGAGGACGGTGTGACATCACAATTCACATAGGCGGAGGCCTCCGTACGCAAATAGAGATCGACACGGGCAACGGCACGGTAAATATCGAGTGCCACGTCGTTGGGACCGTCCTCGGTGATCGTCACCTCATTACTCTCGCCGTACAGGGGCAACATATAGGCTCCTGCCGTACCCGGCTGGTCGAGCGTGCTGACGCTCCGGTTCAGATCCATATAATCGGCCAGGGAAAACAGGACAGCCTGCAGCCCGGCCGGGGTAGTCACATTTTCCAACGTCCCGGTCAGCGCCGCAGGCTCATTGACAACCGCACAGAAGGTTTTATGCCCTTTAACTTTGGCCTGCATCCGCATTCCCTTTGCAATTGCGTCTTCACCGAAGAATTGCATCCGATCCAACTTATTTCCGTCGAAAATGTAAACGCGCACCGACTTGACAACGGCTTCGGAAGCGTTGAGCAATTGCTCGTCGTCCCCTGCGCCGGCCAAAGTGCGGATCGTTACGGGGACTTCATCCGGCGGAGAAGGAGGCAGCACAGTCTTCTTGGAGCACGACAGTGCAAGGACCAGCATCAACGGCCATGCGTATCGGATCAGTTTTGTCGTCATTCTGTTTAATTTTTCAATATACCCGCTGTTGTCGGCGGAATACATACCGGATACCGGCACGGACATAAAGCCCGCGAAGCGAACCGACATGCATCACGGGCCACCGATTGGAGGCATACTGCCACGCACATGCCGCTTCGAACCGCAAACGACCTCCGGAGACGGGGGCGAAACTGATACCGGCCTCCGGCATCACTACTCCGCCCCACGAACGGCCCCGGGAGGTATTAATCTGGTCGCCGGTGATCCGGAATTCCGCGTATTGGCCGCCAGCCGCAACTCCGATAAAAGGTTGCAGTTTCTGCTGCGGGGAAGCTCCCGGAAACCAGCGCAAATGTGCTGTAAGGGGAAGCAGGATCAGACGCCGGTCGGTAAATCCCGCCACGAGGTCCCCGTCATAAAAGTCACTGGTGACACCGCTTTCATCTCCCCGGGTGTAACCGATACCGGCACCGACAGAGAAGGTTTTTGAAATGCGCCAATCCCATTCCGCAGCGGGAGCAATACAAGCTGCCCGGGCCAGGAAACTGCCCCCGGAAGGCATCCATACCCCCCAATGCAGCGCCAGGGAATGAGACCGGCTCTCCTGGGCGCACAGCGTACACGCTCCCAGGAGAATACCGACACAGAGAAACAGCTGAAAGCATCTCATCTCCGAACGAATTATTTGTTTACAACAATGTTAAACCCAGCCATTGCTTTGTCCGGAGCAACGGATATCTTACCTGCATCGGCACCGGCTTCAACGCCATTAAGTTTGACGGCTACCCTGCGCACCTCGGAATCGGGAGAGAAAAGCACCATTCCGTCGATATTGACCGTACTGCTTTTGTCATCTCCCCAGATACGCAAGTCGTGCAGGTTCGTCAATACGAAGTCTTCACCCAACCGGGCAGTGCCGGAAGCGTCGACGGCCGCGTCGATCAGGATATCGCCGCCACTGCAGTTGGTCTGCAACGCGCCGTCCCTAGCCCGAAGCAACGACACTTTGAAGAATCCGGACACGACATTGTTCTTCCGTCCGAAATCACCCAGCGATTCGATCGCCAGTAGAGCCGGTTGGTCGTACAACAGTCCTTTGCAACTCAATGCCGGACTGCCGAAAGAGATATCCGTATCGCTCATCGCATAGATATGATTGAAATCGACCACGACGGTCTTGACCGATTCGTAACGGGTATCCTCTTTGGTCGCCACAGCATACTGGGCGCTGTGCATATCGGGTTTGATAACCAGCCGGGGGAACCGGCCCATATCGAAATCGAGTTTGTCGGCCGTTCCTTTGCCATAGGTACCATCGATAACGATATTGGCATGAGTGGCATTGGTAAGCGGAGTCCCGTTCGTCTTGAAAATGCCCAATTCATAGACGATATCCTGTTGTCCTTCAAGACCCGGTTTGGTCGCAACCATTTTAACAAGGGCCGGCTGGTCCTTGATCAGGGCCTGGCTCGAAGCACGGATCAGGTAACTGTTGGTCACATTCGCAAGATCCAGATTGAAAGTGCGGCTCCCCTCCAGCAAATCATTGGCGTTGATAGGAACTTCGACGGAGAATTTATTTAGGTAACGGTCGCTACCGTCCGTCGAAGGCACGAAAGAGAGCGTTCCCGCTACAGGATCGTAATTGACTCCTTCGGAAGCCGTTACAGGACGGGTTTTGTAATCGACCGTAACAGGCAACGGAGCGCCTTCAGGAGTGAAAGCGTAACCCGAAAGAGTCACCGTAAAAGTGGCCGTAGTGTTCCCCATGATCGGTTTATTGACCTGAATATCGCTGACATATACCCCGTAAGCCAATTTGATGATTTGGCTGCCGTCACCGAGGAATACCGCCTCGCCGTTGGCCGGTAAGGTCACCGCCTGAAATTGGGTCACGGTGTTCTCCACGACATAACGGTCAAAAAGCAGTTCGCCGAAAGACGAAAGCATACTCAACCTGCCCATTGCCGGACTAGCCATTAGCAGATCGCCGTTACCGTTGATACGAAGTTCGGTGTAAGCCGCCGATGTATTTTTTTCATACAGCCGGCGCCCCTCGTTCGAGAATTTCACAACTTTTCCCCGGGAGGTCGAACGGTCGTAAAGGGTGATAATAGAGGTCTGCGAACCGGGATC
This window encodes:
- a CDS encoding FimB/Mfa2 family fimbrial subunit, which translates into the protein MTTKLIRYAWPLMLVLALSCSKKTVLPPSPPDEVPVTIRTLAGAGDDEQLLNASEAVVKSVRVYIFDGNKLDRMQFFGEDAIAKGMRMQAKVKGHKTFCAVVNEPAALTGTLENVTTPAGLQAVLFSLADYMDLNRSVSTLDQPGTAGAYMLPLYGESNEVTITEDGPNDVALDIYRAVARVDLYLRTEASAYVNCDVTPSSTLTAERGADMGCFVPDGEVTPPPGAVRTITRTSPLRLSPATDVTDKSDYKLVYSYYLPAQRFARAEDRIRMTLTELDWEGDTASYPSFSLGDGVVGYDNTIRRNSIYKLYCTLSQITFRVDATLHVEDWDVIHQHSGI
- a CDS encoding Calx-beta domain-containing protein, whose protein sequence is METGKNIFRALCVVVAVFFATRVQAQFMPVVYNRSYGEEIHYKMICADFNNGDVVAVGESGSRPILSWFDRHGESILSRKFPDGDFTKIAGIFPLQDGEILLVGSCTLSQRAQRNGTMGTGRAIVLTSKGAVEQDARVGIEGSRVTEGRRLADGSLILGGDSPAVDGTRKPFVCKVSPSGQQLYNYIPTAGEVCAGLNVLGSSTEYIHAAFSSEDNEGSCVVRLDERGKRYFITQLPDRTFRIEKMVSTVEGDLYLVGEGQKTGGALIKIRPEGDIVYQKQIVPTSVDTKLDQLIVSPSGVIMVGGNDLSNSYYAQLRPDGTELTSYVDNGVITGMTQDPGSQTSIITLYDRSTSRGKVVKFSNEGRRLYEKNTSAAYTELRINGNGDLLMASPAMGRLSMLSSFGELLFDRYVVENTVTQFQAVTLPANGEAVFLGDGSQIIKLAYGVYVSDIQVNKPIMGNTTATFTVTLSGYAFTPEGAPLPVTVDYKTRPVTASEGVNYDPVAGTLSFVPSTDGSDRYLNKFSVEVPINANDLLEGSRTFNLDLANVTNSYLIRASSQALIKDQPALVKMVATKPGLEGQQDIVYELGIFKTNGTPLTNATHANIVIDGTYGKGTADKLDFDMGRFPRLVIKPDMHSAQYAVATKEDTRYESVKTVVVDFNHIYAMSDTDISFGSPALSCKGLLYDQPALLAIESLGDFGRKNNVVSGFFKVSLLRARDGALQTNCSGGDILIDAAVDASGTARLGEDFVLTNLHDLRIWGDDKSSTVNIDGMVLFSPDSEVRRVAVKLNGVEAGADAGKISVAPDKAMAGFNIVVNK